In one Streptomyces sp. NBC_01288 genomic region, the following are encoded:
- a CDS encoding zinc-dependent metalloprotease, which produces MTSIGGAEMVDWNLAVATATRLVRPGPEVSRDEARAVVAELRRHAKASEQHVRGFTRMGTDDIHDTPILVVDRPGWVRANVAGFREVLKPLLDKMQERRGNTPGGAVFGAVGGKVTGVELGMLLSFLSSRVLGQYETFAPASRELPAGAKGGRLLLVAPNIVHVERELDVEPHDFRLWVCLHEETHRTQFTAVPWLRDHLEGEIQSFLGETEVDPMTVLERIREAAQSLAGGRPEGEEDDEGRSLVEIVQTPAQREILGRLTAVMSLLEGHADFVMDGVGPDVVPSVAEIREKFQQRRAKGASRLDSALRKLLGLDAKLRQYRDGERFVRAVVEQVGMDGFNRVWTSPNTLPTKTEIAKPADWVARVHRKAES; this is translated from the coding sequence ATGACGAGCATCGGTGGTGCCGAGATGGTCGACTGGAATCTCGCGGTGGCGACCGCGACCCGACTTGTGCGGCCGGGCCCCGAGGTGAGCCGTGACGAGGCCCGGGCCGTCGTCGCGGAGCTGCGCCGGCATGCGAAGGCCTCGGAGCAACACGTCCGGGGATTCACTCGGATGGGCACGGACGACATCCACGACACCCCGATCCTGGTGGTCGACCGCCCCGGCTGGGTGCGGGCGAACGTCGCCGGGTTCCGGGAGGTCCTCAAGCCGCTGCTCGACAAGATGCAGGAGCGGCGCGGCAACACCCCCGGGGGCGCGGTCTTCGGGGCGGTCGGCGGCAAGGTGACCGGCGTCGAGCTGGGCATGCTGCTGTCGTTCCTGTCCTCGCGTGTGCTCGGCCAGTACGAGACGTTCGCCCCGGCGTCCCGCGAGCTGCCGGCGGGAGCGAAGGGCGGGCGGCTGCTGCTGGTCGCGCCGAACATCGTGCACGTGGAGCGCGAACTCGACGTAGAACCCCACGACTTCCGCCTGTGGGTGTGCCTGCACGAGGAGACGCACCGCACGCAGTTCACGGCCGTGCCCTGGCTGCGTGACCACCTGGAGGGCGAGATCCAGTCGTTCTTGGGGGAGACCGAGGTCGACCCCATGACGGTCCTGGAGCGCATCCGGGAGGCCGCCCAGTCGTTGGCGGGCGGTCGTCCCGAGGGTGAGGAGGACGACGAGGGCCGCTCCCTCGTGGAGATCGTGCAGACGCCCGCGCAGCGGGAGATCCTCGGCCGGCTCACCGCCGTGATGTCCCTCCTGGAGGGGCACGCCGACTTCGTGATGGACGGCGTCGGTCCGGACGTGGTGCCGAGCGTCGCGGAGATCCGCGAGAAGTTCCAGCAGCGCCGCGCGAAGGGCGCCTCCCGCCTGGACTCGGCGCTGCGCAAGCTGCTCGGCCTCGACGCCAAGCTGCGGCAGTACCGGGACGGCGAGCGGTTCGTACGCGCGGTCGTCGAACAGGTGGGCATGGACGGCTTCAACCGGGTGTGGACCTCGCCGAACACGTTGCCCACGAAGACGGAGATCGCCAAACCGGCGGACTGGGTCGCGCGGGTGCACCGCAAGGCCGAGTCGTGA
- the dacB gene encoding D-alanyl-D-alanine carboxypeptidase/D-alanyl-D-alanine endopeptidase: MVVPELRPWQAARPHVTRVARAVRPRLKRAVQSVKPQVTRLTQAVSPQVTRLTEAVRPQVTRLNQAVSPKVARLVGSVSPQVAKLPRPNRTWQFTAVAATAGMALAAGVVTAAGPWDSSGQRTAERDHAAAQEQSGGVDHGRSSDTSAKAPRPAPSAASVLVGLGGAANTVKSAPTGTALADVLTPLLGNSALGTRHTAAVVDVSTGKRLYGVGADDALTPASTTKIATATAALSAMGADHRFTTRAALEPDTEELVLVGGGDPTLTAHKDAEGWASLRTLADSTAVALKKHGTHAVTLSYDTTLYAGSELHPIGVNDNLAPVSALMADEGRTDDSSSGQVLRVTDPAADAAKKFAGFLKKNGITTTSPGPSKATGRAATLATVSSPPLSDIVERMLTNSDNDIAEALARQTAVATGKRADFDGGAAAIAAQLKKLQLPVKGAVFNDGSGLNRDDRLTADLLTALLVKAGSPAHPELRPVLTGLPIAAFTGTLTTRYTDATGAAGVVRAKTGTLTGVNTLAGTVVDKDGQLLAFAFLASDTTNTLEAQAALDHTATALAACGCS, encoded by the coding sequence GTGGTCGTGCCGGAGCTGAGGCCTTGGCAGGCCGCGAGACCGCATGTGACGCGGGTCGCGCGAGCCGTCCGGCCCCGTCTCAAGCGGGCCGTACAATCCGTGAAACCGCAGGTCACACGGCTCACACAAGCCGTGTCACCCCAGGTCACGCGACTCACCGAAGCCGTGAGACCCCAGGTCACGCGGCTCAATCAAGCCGTGTCACCGAAGGTCGCCCGGCTCGTCGGATCCGTGTCACCTCAGGTCGCGAAGTTGCCGCGGCCGAACAGGACCTGGCAGTTCACCGCCGTCGCCGCCACCGCCGGAATGGCGCTGGCCGCGGGTGTGGTGACCGCCGCCGGTCCCTGGGACTCCTCGGGTCAGCGTACGGCCGAGCGGGACCACGCAGCCGCACAGGAACAGTCAGGTGGCGTAGATCACGGCCGTAGTTCCGATACGTCCGCCAAGGCACCCCGACCCGCCCCCAGCGCCGCATCCGTCCTCGTCGGCCTCGGCGGCGCCGCCAACACCGTGAAGTCGGCCCCGACCGGCACGGCCCTCGCGGACGTCCTCACGCCCCTCCTGGGCAACTCGGCGCTCGGCACCCGCCACACGGCCGCCGTCGTCGACGTCTCGACCGGAAAGCGCCTCTACGGAGTCGGTGCCGACGACGCGTTGACCCCGGCCTCCACGACGAAGATCGCCACCGCGACGGCCGCCCTCTCCGCGATGGGCGCCGACCACCGCTTCACCACCCGCGCCGCCCTGGAGCCCGACACCGAGGAACTCGTCCTGGTCGGCGGCGGCGACCCGACGCTGACCGCCCACAAGGACGCCGAGGGCTGGGCCAGCCTGCGCACGCTCGCCGACAGCACGGCGGTCGCCCTGAAGAAGCACGGCACGCACGCGGTGACGCTGTCGTACGACACGACCCTGTACGCCGGTTCCGAACTCCACCCGATCGGGGTCAACGACAACCTCGCCCCGGTCAGCGCCCTGATGGCCGACGAGGGCCGTACGGACGACTCGTCCAGCGGCCAGGTGCTGCGCGTGACGGACCCGGCGGCGGACGCGGCCAAGAAATTCGCGGGCTTCCTAAAGAAGAACGGCATTACGACGACGTCCCCGGGCCCCTCCAAGGCGACCGGCCGCGCCGCCACCCTCGCCACGGTCTCCTCGCCCCCGCTCTCCGACATCGTCGAGCGGATGCTGACCAACAGCGACAACGACATCGCGGAGGCCCTGGCCCGCCAGACCGCCGTCGCGACGGGCAAGCGCGCCGACTTCGACGGGGGCGCCGCCGCGATCGCCGCCCAGCTGAAGAAGCTTCAACTCCCGGTCAAGGGCGCCGTGTTCAACGACGGCAGCGGCCTCAACCGCGACGACCGCCTCACCGCCGACCTCCTGACCGCCCTCCTGGTCAAGGCCGGTTCCCCGGCCCACCCCGAACTCCGCCCGGTCCTCACCGGCCTCCCCATCGCCGCCTTCACCGGCACCCTGACGACCCGCTACACGGACGCGACGGGAGCGGCGGGGGTGGTGCGCGCCAAGACGGGCACCCTGACGGGCGTCAACACGCTCGCGGGAACGGTCGTGGACAAGGACGGCCAACTCCTCGCCTTCGCCTTCCTGGCCTCCGACACGACGAACACCCTGGAGGCCCAGGCAGCCCTGGACCACACGGCAACGGCGTTGGCGGCCTGCGGCTGTAGCTAG
- a CDS encoding inorganic diphosphatase, with product MEFDVTIEIPKGSRNKYEVDHETGRIRLDRRLFTSTSYPADYGFVENTLGEDGDPLDALVILEEPTFPGCLIKCRAIGMFRMTDEAGGDDKLLCVPASDPRVEHLRDIHHVSEFDRLEIQHFFEVYKDLEPGKSVEGANWVGRVDAEAEIERSYKRLKEQGGH from the coding sequence GTGGAGTTCGACGTCACGATCGAGATCCCGAAGGGTTCGCGGAACAAGTACGAGGTGGACCACGAGACCGGTCGGATCCGCCTGGACCGTCGACTCTTCACCTCGACCAGTTACCCGGCCGACTACGGCTTCGTCGAGAACACTCTCGGCGAGGACGGCGACCCGCTCGACGCGCTGGTCATCCTGGAGGAGCCGACTTTCCCCGGCTGCCTCATCAAGTGCCGCGCGATCGGCATGTTCCGGATGACCGACGAGGCCGGCGGCGACGACAAGCTGCTGTGTGTCCCGGCGTCCGACCCGCGTGTGGAGCACCTGCGTGACATCCACCACGTGTCGGAGTTCGACCGCCTGGAGATCCAGCACTTCTTCGAGGTCTACAAGGACCTGGAGCCCGGCAAGTCGGTCGAGGGTGCCAACTGGGTGGGCCGCGTGGACGCCGAGGCGGAGATCGAGCGCTCGTACAAGCGACTCAAGGAGCAGGGCGGCCACTGA
- a CDS encoding threonine/serine ThrE exporter family protein, which translates to MTEAEDRKPQSDEARSAFTAPVGVEAMAVAAADGESSTTSEFAVPSGLDVTHAPAVEDSEGSAFSPPSLYSSRKAPPAFTPPTGIPVVSLTKDVPWQDRMRTMLRMPVAERPAPEPVQKPDDSGPAVPRVLDLTLRIGELLLAGGEGAEDVEAAMFAVCRSYGLDRCEPTVTFTLLSISYQPSLVDDPVTASRTVRRRGTDYTRLAAVFRLVQDLSDPETALSLEDAYRRLAEMRRNRHPYPGWVLTSASGLLAGAASVLVGGDIIVFFAAALGAMLGDRLAWLCAGRGLPEFYQFTVAAMPPAAIGVALTVANVDVKASAVITGGLFALLPGRALVAGVQDGLTGFYITASARLLEVMYFFVGIVAGVLIVLYFGVKLGAQLNPDVALGNSDRPLWQIGASVLLSLTFAVLLQQERSTVLLVALNGGVAWSVYGAMRFVAEISPVASTAVAAGLVGLFGQLLSRYRFASALPYTTAAIGPLLPGSATYFGLLAIAQNEVDKGLVSLATAASLAMAIAIGVNLGSEISRLFLRIPGASAGARRAAKRTRGF; encoded by the coding sequence GTGACGGAAGCCGAGGACCGCAAGCCGCAGTCGGACGAGGCCAGGAGTGCCTTCACGGCTCCGGTGGGCGTCGAGGCGATGGCCGTGGCGGCAGCTGACGGGGAGTCGTCCACGACCTCCGAGTTCGCCGTTCCGAGCGGGCTCGACGTGACGCACGCCCCGGCTGTCGAGGACTCCGAGGGCTCGGCGTTCAGTCCGCCCAGCCTGTACAGCTCGCGCAAGGCGCCGCCCGCCTTCACACCGCCGACCGGGATTCCCGTCGTCAGCCTCACCAAGGATGTGCCCTGGCAGGACCGGATGCGCACGATGCTGCGCATGCCGGTGGCCGAACGGCCCGCTCCGGAGCCGGTGCAGAAGCCCGACGACAGCGGCCCCGCCGTACCGCGCGTGCTCGATCTGACGCTCCGCATCGGCGAGTTGCTGCTCGCGGGCGGCGAGGGCGCGGAGGACGTCGAGGCGGCGATGTTCGCGGTCTGCCGCTCCTACGGCCTCGACCGCTGCGAGCCGACCGTCACCTTCACCCTGCTGTCGATCTCCTATCAGCCCTCCCTGGTGGACGATCCGGTGACCGCGTCCCGGACCGTACGGCGCCGGGGCACCGACTACACGCGGCTCGCGGCCGTGTTCCGGCTGGTCCAGGACCTCAGCGATCCGGAGACCGCACTCTCCTTGGAGGACGCCTACCGGCGGCTCGCGGAGATGCGGCGCAACCGGCACCCGTACCCCGGCTGGGTGCTGACCTCCGCCAGCGGGCTGCTCGCCGGTGCCGCCTCCGTGCTCGTCGGCGGTGACATCATCGTGTTCTTCGCCGCCGCGCTCGGCGCGATGCTCGGCGACCGGCTGGCGTGGCTGTGCGCGGGGCGGGGGCTGCCGGAGTTCTACCAGTTCACGGTCGCCGCGATGCCGCCCGCCGCGATAGGGGTCGCTCTCACGGTCGCCAACGTCGATGTGAAGGCCTCCGCGGTCATCACCGGTGGGTTGTTCGCCCTGCTGCCCGGGCGAGCGCTGGTGGCGGGCGTACAGGACGGACTGACCGGCTTCTACATCACCGCGTCGGCCCGGCTCCTGGAGGTCATGTACTTCTTCGTCGGCATCGTGGCCGGCGTCCTGATCGTCCTGTACTTCGGCGTGAAGCTCGGCGCGCAGCTCAATCCGGACGTGGCCCTCGGCAACTCCGACCGGCCGTTGTGGCAGATCGGCGCGTCCGTCCTGCTGTCGCTGACCTTCGCCGTACTGCTCCAGCAGGAACGATCCACCGTGCTCCTGGTGGCCCTCAACGGGGGTGTCGCCTGGTCCGTCTACGGGGCGATGCGCTTCGTCGCCGAGATCTCGCCGGTTGCCTCTACGGCCGTTGCGGCGGGGTTGGTCGGGTTGTTCGGGCAGTTGCTGTCGCGGTATCGGTTCGCGTCGGCGTTGCCCTACACGACCGCGGCGATCGGGCCCCTGTTGCCGGGGTCCGCCACCTACTTCGGGCTGTTGGCGATCGCGCAGAACGAGGTCGACAAGGGGCTGGTGTCGTTGGCCACGGCGGCGTCTCTCGCCATGGCCATCGCGATCGGGGTCAATCTGGGGTCGGAGATCTCGCGGTTGTTCTTGCGGATTCCGGGGGCGTCTGCGGGGGCGCGGCGGGCGGCCAAGCGGACTCGGGGGTTCTGA
- a CDS encoding DedA family protein encodes MMTLALGPSWLDPNTMLDRFGIWGLLLVVFAESGLLIGFFLPGDSLLFTCGLLITAGTLDFPLWAAVALICVAAILGDQAGYVFGKKVGPSLFNRPDSRLFKQENVVKAHEFFEKYGPKSLVLARFVPIVRTFTPIIAGVSGMKYRSFITFNVIGGVLWGAGVTLLGSWLGNIDFVHKNIEAILILIVLISVVPIIIEFLRARSKAKKNPQASGEQPGDPAATQPFPVIMDDSTTQLRRIDEPQNNTGYDQNNGYDQYYAQPQQQQPYQPQQQPYGNEQYGNQQYPPYNNQGQGQGYSQNGYPQG; translated from the coding sequence GTGATGACGCTCGCCCTCGGCCCGAGCTGGCTCGATCCGAACACCATGCTCGACCGGTTCGGGATCTGGGGCCTCCTGCTCGTGGTCTTCGCGGAGTCCGGCCTGCTCATCGGGTTCTTCCTGCCGGGTGACTCCCTGCTCTTCACCTGCGGCCTGCTGATCACCGCGGGCACCCTCGACTTCCCGCTGTGGGCGGCCGTCGCGCTGATCTGCGTCGCCGCGATCCTCGGCGACCAGGCGGGTTACGTCTTCGGCAAGAAGGTCGGCCCCTCGCTCTTCAACCGCCCGGACTCACGCCTCTTCAAGCAGGAGAACGTGGTCAAGGCGCACGAGTTCTTCGAGAAGTACGGCCCCAAGTCCCTTGTCCTGGCCCGCTTCGTGCCCATCGTGCGCACCTTCACGCCGATCATCGCCGGCGTCAGCGGCATGAAGTACCGCTCCTTCATCACGTTCAACGTGATCGGCGGCGTCCTGTGGGGCGCGGGCGTCACCCTGCTCGGCTCCTGGCTCGGCAACATCGACTTCGTCCACAAGAACATCGAAGCGATCCTCATCCTGATCGTCCTGATCTCCGTGGTCCCGATCATCATCGAGTTCCTGCGCGCCCGCTCCAAGGCCAAGAAGAACCCCCAGGCCTCCGGTGAGCAGCCCGGCGACCCGGCCGCGACCCAGCCGTTCCCGGTGATCATGGACGACTCGACGACCCAGCTCCGCCGCATCGACGAGCCCCAGAACAACACCGGTTACGACCAGAACAACGGCTACGACCAGTACTACGCCCAGCCCCAACAGCAGCAGCCGTACCAGCCGCAGCAACAGCCGTACGGCAACGAGCAGTACGGCAACCAGCAGTACCCCCCGTACAACAACCAGGGCCAGGGTCAGGGTTACTCCCAGAACGGCTACCCACAGGGCTAG
- a CDS encoding YbjQ family protein, with protein sequence MGIEEYGGGQGPQADVLVVTTNDVPGYRVEQVIGEIFGLTVRSRHLGSQIGAGLKSMVGGELKGLTKTLVQTRNQAMERLIEQARARGANGVLAFRFDVTEAADVGTEVCAYGTAVVLARE encoded by the coding sequence ATGGGTATCGAAGAGTACGGCGGCGGCCAGGGGCCGCAGGCCGATGTGTTGGTCGTGACGACGAACGACGTCCCCGGCTACCGGGTCGAGCAGGTGATCGGCGAGATCTTCGGGCTGACCGTGCGCTCACGGCATCTGGGCAGCCAGATCGGCGCCGGTCTGAAGTCGATGGTCGGCGGTGAATTGAAGGGGCTCACCAAGACCCTTGTGCAGACCCGCAACCAGGCCATGGAGAGGCTGATCGAGCAGGCACGCGCGCGTGGGGCCAACGGCGTCCTGGCGTTCCGCTTCGACGTGACCGAGGCGGCGGACGTCGGCACCGAGGTGTGCGCCTACGGGACGGCGGTGGTCCTGGCCCGGGAGTAG
- a CDS encoding MerR family transcriptional regulator, translating to MSYSVGRDDSYSVGQVAGFAGVTVRTLHHYDDIGLLVPSERSHAGHRRYGDADLDRLQQILFYRELGFPLDEVAALLDDPETDPRTHLRRQHELLTARIEKLQKMAEAVEHAMEARTMGINLTPEERFEVFGDKDPEQYAEEAEQRWGGTEAYAESQRRAARYTKDDWKRLQAEVDAWSERYATLVTAGEPPTGDAATALAEEHRLHIDRWFYACSYEMHTCLAEMYVSDERFKAFYDAMAPGLAEHLRDAILANASRHTS from the coding sequence GTGAGCTACTCCGTAGGGCGGGACGACTCCTACTCCGTAGGGCAGGTCGCCGGGTTCGCCGGGGTCACCGTGCGGACGTTGCACCACTACGACGACATCGGCCTGCTGGTCCCGAGCGAGCGCAGCCACGCGGGGCACCGCCGTTACGGCGACGCCGACCTCGACCGGCTCCAACAGATCCTGTTCTACCGGGAACTCGGCTTCCCGCTCGACGAGGTCGCGGCCCTGCTCGACGACCCGGAGACGGACCCGCGCACCCACCTGCGCCGCCAGCACGAGCTGCTGACCGCCCGGATCGAGAAGCTCCAGAAGATGGCCGAGGCCGTGGAACACGCCATGGAGGCACGCACGATGGGCATCAACCTCACCCCCGAGGAACGCTTCGAGGTCTTCGGAGACAAGGACCCCGAGCAGTACGCCGAGGAAGCAGAACAGCGCTGGGGCGGCACCGAGGCCTACGCCGAGTCGCAGCGCCGGGCCGCCCGCTACACCAAGGACGACTGGAAGCGACTCCAGGCCGAGGTCGACGCCTGGAGCGAGCGCTACGCCACCCTGGTGACCGCCGGCGAACCCCCGACCGGCGACGCGGCGACGGCCCTCGCCGAGGAACACCGCCTGCACATCGACCGCTGGTTCTACGCGTGCTCCTACGAGATGCACACCTGTCTGGCCGAGATGTACGTCTCCGACGAGCGCTTCAAGGCGTTCTACGACGCGATGGCCCCGGGCCTGGCCGAGCACCTCAGGGACGCGATCCTGGCGAACGCGTCCCGGCACACCTCCTAG
- a CDS encoding ion channel protein: MAQDSAQQAPVAPTTPARTLLPLIVPALLVGVLASLLFIGVSEAAEQLQHVLWKNLPDALGIGRYSVLWMLVMLTATGIVVGLVVWKVPGHAGPDPATTGLEAVPLPPMVLPGLVLATALMLAGGPSLGPENPIIAVNVGLALWAGRRLAPRVPGGVWGALAESATIGALFGTPVAAALLISEALAGRNTKGALWDNVFAPLAAAGAGAMTTTLVAHPTFDLHLPAFGRPGWGDLLAVLVLAPLAAALGMAAVYLFPYAHGAFSRLRHPMLALPAGGLVLGLLAAVGGHLTLFKGLDEVGELAADPEGWSAGQFATMTVVKLAALLVAASCGFRGGRIFPSVFIGVAFGLFAHAVVPAVDPALAVAAGVLGMLLAITRQGWVSLFTAAILVSSPAILALLCIGSLPAWLLVTGRPQMQLRADGTPVR; this comes from the coding sequence GTGGCCCAGGACAGCGCGCAACAGGCACCCGTTGCCCCTACGACCCCGGCGCGCACCCTGCTGCCGTTGATCGTCCCCGCTCTCCTCGTGGGCGTGCTCGCGAGCCTGCTCTTCATCGGGGTCAGCGAGGCGGCCGAACAGCTCCAGCACGTGCTCTGGAAGAACCTCCCCGACGCCCTGGGCATCGGCCGCTACTCGGTCCTCTGGATGCTCGTCATGCTGACGGCCACCGGCATCGTGGTCGGGCTGGTGGTGTGGAAGGTGCCCGGGCACGCGGGTCCCGATCCGGCGACCACAGGCCTGGAGGCCGTACCGCTGCCACCCATGGTGCTGCCGGGCCTCGTCCTGGCGACCGCGCTGATGCTCGCGGGCGGGCCGAGCCTGGGTCCCGAGAACCCGATCATCGCCGTGAACGTGGGGCTCGCGCTGTGGGCGGGGCGCAGGCTGGCGCCGAGGGTGCCGGGCGGGGTGTGGGGGGCGCTGGCCGAGTCGGCGACGATCGGGGCGCTGTTCGGGACGCCGGTCGCGGCGGCGCTGCTCATCTCGGAGGCGCTGGCCGGGCGCAATACCAAGGGGGCCCTCTGGGACAACGTGTTCGCACCGCTCGCCGCCGCCGGTGCGGGTGCCATGACGACCACCCTGGTGGCCCATCCGACCTTCGACCTGCACCTGCCCGCGTTCGGTCGGCCCGGCTGGGGCGATCTGCTGGCGGTCCTGGTGCTGGCACCCCTGGCGGCGGCGCTCGGCATGGCGGCCGTCTACCTCTTCCCGTACGCCCACGGCGCCTTCTCCCGCCTCAGACACCCCATGCTGGCGCTGCCGGCCGGCGGACTGGTCCTGGGCCTTCTGGCGGCCGTGGGCGGCCATCTGACGCTCTTCAAGGGGCTGGACGAGGTCGGGGAGCTGGCGGCCGACCCCGAGGGCTGGTCGGCGGGCCAGTTCGCGACGATGACCGTCGTGAAACTGGCGGCACTGCTGGTCGCCGCGTCCTGCGGCTTCCGGGGCGGCCGGATCTTCCCTTCCGTCTTCATCGGCGTCGCGTTCGGCCTCTTCGCTCACGCGGTCGTACCGGCCGTGGACCCGGCACTCGCGGTCGCCGCGGGCGTCCTGGGCATGCTCCTGGCGATCACTCGACAAGGCTGGGTAAGCCTCTTCACGGCGGCGATCCTCGTGTCCTCCCCGGCGATCCTCGCCCTCCTGTGCATCGGCTCGTTGCCGGCCTGGCTGCTGGTGACCGGGAGACCGCAGATGCAGTTGCGCGCGGACGGAACTCCGGTTCGCTAG
- a CDS encoding glutamate decarboxylase: MPLHQGPDQPAERPMSVNPFYGEANPVGGMTEAPPKHRLPDTPLPPMTAAQLVHDELMLDGNSRLNLATFVTTWMEPEAGVLMAECRDKNMIDKDEYPRTAELEKRCVAMLADLWNAPDPSAAVGCSTTGSSEACMLAGMALKRRWTQRNKDRYPAARPNLVMGVNVQVCWEKFCNFWEVEARQVPMEGDRFHLDPQAAAELCDENTIGVVGILGSTFDGSYEPIADLCAALDALQERTGLDIPVHVDGASGAMVAPFLDPDLIWDFRLPRVASINTSGHKYGLVYPGVGWALWRDKEALPEELVFRVNYLGGDMPTFALNFSRPGAQVVAQYYTFLRLGREGYRAVQQSTRNVARGLADRIEALGDFRLLTRGDELPVFAFTTAPGVTTYDVFDVSRRLREHGWLVPAYTFPANREDLSVLRIVSRNGFSADLAELFLDDLTRLLPELRRQPHPFTPDKGAATGFHH; encoded by the coding sequence ATGCCGTTGCACCAAGGTCCCGACCAGCCCGCCGAACGCCCCATGTCCGTGAACCCCTTCTACGGGGAGGCCAATCCGGTCGGCGGCATGACCGAGGCCCCGCCCAAGCACCGGCTCCCGGACACGCCGTTGCCCCCGATGACGGCGGCCCAGCTCGTGCACGACGAGCTGATGCTGGACGGCAACTCCCGCCTGAACCTGGCGACTTTCGTCACCACGTGGATGGAGCCGGAAGCCGGCGTCCTGATGGCGGAGTGCCGGGACAAGAACATGATCGACAAGGACGAGTACCCCCGCACCGCGGAGCTGGAGAAGCGCTGCGTGGCCATGCTCGCGGACCTGTGGAACGCACCCGATCCCTCAGCCGCCGTGGGCTGCTCGACAACCGGCTCCAGCGAGGCCTGCATGCTCGCCGGAATGGCCCTCAAACGCCGCTGGACACAACGCAACAAGGACCGCTACCCGGCGGCCCGCCCGAACCTGGTGATGGGCGTCAACGTCCAGGTCTGCTGGGAGAAGTTCTGCAACTTCTGGGAGGTAGAGGCCCGCCAAGTCCCCATGGAGGGCGACCGCTTCCACCTCGACCCCCAGGCCGCCGCCGAACTCTGCGACGAGAACACGATCGGCGTCGTAGGCATCCTGGGCTCCACCTTCGACGGCTCCTACGAGCCGATCGCCGACCTGTGCGCCGCCCTCGACGCACTCCAGGAGCGCACGGGCCTCGACATCCCGGTCCACGTGGACGGCGCGTCCGGCGCCATGGTCGCGCCCTTCCTGGACCCGGACCTGATCTGGGACTTCCGCCTCCCGCGCGTGGCCTCGATCAACACCTCGGGCCACAAGTACGGCCTGGTCTACCCGGGCGTCGGCTGGGCCCTGTGGCGCGACAAGGAGGCCCTCCCGGAGGAACTCGTCTTCCGCGTCAACTACTTGGGCGGCGACATGCCCACCTTCGCCCTCAACTTCTCCCGCCCCGGCGCCCAAGTAGTGGCCCAGTACTACACATTCCTGCGCCTGGGCCGCGAGGGCTACCGCGCGGTCCAACAGTCCACCCGGAACGTGGCCCGAGGCCTCGCCGACCGCATCGAGGCCCTCGGAGACTTCCGACTCCTCACCCGGGGCGACGAGTTGCCGGTCTTCGCCTTCACCACCGCCCCGGGCGTCACGACGTACGACGTGTTCGACGTCTCCCGCCGCCTACGCGAACACGGCTGGCTGGTCCCGGCGTACACCTTCCCGGCCAACCGCGAGGACCTCTCGGTCCTCCGGATCGTAAGCCGCAACGGCTTCTCCGCAGACCTCGCCGAACTGTTCCTGGACGACCTGACCCGCCTCCTCCCCGAACTACGCCGCCAGCCCCACCCCTTCACCCCCGACAAGGGAGCGGCAACAGGCTTCCACCACTGA
- a CDS encoding ABC transporter permease gives MSAYALTDSWTMTRRELAHWARQPVQVVVSLVFPVMLLLMFGYLIGGGRAVEGDYVDYLVPGMLALTMAFGLEGTMVAVTQDLNKGVIDRFRSMPMADGAVLVGRSAADMLQSAIGLVVLIGVGLGLGWRPHAGAGQFLGAVGLLLFFRFAMLWVGIYLALVAGRPEMVQAVQILVWPVGFLSNALATPAAMPGWLGVVVQWNPMSQTATAVRELFGGPGGESGHVWAAVVWPLGLLVVFFPLAVRRFRGIGG, from the coding sequence GTGAGTGCCTACGCTCTGACCGATTCCTGGACCATGACCCGGCGTGAACTCGCCCACTGGGCGCGGCAGCCCGTGCAGGTCGTGGTGAGTCTGGTTTTCCCGGTGATGCTGTTGTTGATGTTCGGGTATCTGATCGGCGGTGGGCGGGCGGTCGAGGGTGACTACGTCGACTACCTGGTGCCCGGGATGCTCGCGCTGACCATGGCCTTCGGGCTTGAGGGGACGATGGTCGCCGTCACACAGGATCTCAACAAGGGGGTGATCGATCGGTTCCGGTCGATGCCGATGGCTGACGGGGCGGTGTTGGTGGGGCGTTCGGCTGCGGACATGTTGCAGTCGGCGATCGGTCTTGTCGTGCTGATCGGGGTTGGGCTCGGGCTTGGTTGGCGGCCGCATGCCGGGGCTGGGCAATTCCTGGGCGCCGTGGGGCTGTTGCTTTTCTTTCGGTTCGCCATGTTGTGGGTCGGGATCTATCTGGCGCTGGTGGCGGGGCGGCCTGAGATGGTGCAGGCCGTGCAGATTCTGGTGTGGCCGGTCGGGTTTCTGTCCAACGCCTTGGCTACGCCGGCTGCCATGCCTGGGTGGCTGGGCGTGGTTGTTCAGTGGAATCCGATGTCTCAGACCGCGACTGCTGTGCGGGAGCTTTTTGGTGGGCCCGGGGGAGAGTCGGGGCATGTTTGGGCCGCTGTGGTCTGGCCGTTGGGCTTGCTGGTGGTGTTTTTTCCGCTGGCTGTGCGGCGGTTTCGGGGGATTGGGGGGTGA